From Glycine max cultivar Williams 82 chromosome 11, Glycine_max_v4.0, whole genome shotgun sequence, the proteins below share one genomic window:
- the LOC100819278 gene encoding uncharacterized protein translates to MFHSIKTVLTCPQVSFPARSLSSNLGRETCAVRFCTDSARKMDKTQKPSTEENKQGDTMSHSFGEGYATRSDEEGFGGVYGGNQSKPEMDPAYDKTQGSEVKEKEKARHQTSAN, encoded by the exons atgtttcacTCAATCAAAACGGTTTTAACCTGTCCACAAGTTTCATTCCCTGCACGGTCTCTCTCTTCCAACCTTGGTCGGGAAACTTGCGCAGTTAGATTCTGCACTGACAGTGCTCGTAAGATGGACAAGACTCAGAAGCCTAGTACTGAGGAAAATAAACAAGG AGATACGATGTCTCATTCATTTGGGGAAGGGTACGCTACGAGGTCTGACGAAGAAGGGTTTGGTGGAGTTTATGGTGGAAACCAATCGAAGCCTGAGATGGACCCAG CTTATGACAAGACGCAGGGAAGTGAGgtgaaggagaaggaaaaagcgAGGCACCAGACCAGCG